From Isachenkonia alkalipeptolytica, one genomic window encodes:
- the xseB gene encoding exodeoxyribonuclease VII small subunit translates to MNSTDKESGYEEILKRLEEVIEALEAEGLDLDQSIKIYEEGAALYQKAQEMLSSREEKALEIINLLEETQPQMTLEDLKEE, encoded by the coding sequence ATGAATTCTACTGACAAAGAATCAGGATATGAAGAAATCTTAAAGAGATTGGAAGAAGTTATTGAAGCCCTAGAAGCTGAAGGTTTAGATCTTGATCAAAGCATAAAAATTTATGAAGAAGGGGCCGCTCTTTATCAAAAAGCTCAAGAAATGTTATCTTCTCGTGAAGAAAAAGCACTGGAAATCATCAATCTTTTAGAGGAAACTCAACCTCAAATGACTCTAGAAGATCTAAAGGAGGAATAA
- the xseA gene encoding exodeoxyribonuclease VII large subunit gives MEIRSLSVSEVNRYIARLLYSDPILYNVKVQGELSSIRYHQNGHVFFTLKDDTSSIKGMMFFEDVSRLITPLKEGLQVVIKGSITVYEKNGTYQLKAVTMKADGLGLLYEEFMKLKKDLEKKGYFKDEAKKKLPFLPKNIGVVTSKSGAAIHDIVSIVQRRNPGTKITLFPALVQGPHASKSIKDGIEYFNSVRNKENLDVLIVGRGGGALEELWAFNELEVVEAIHQSQIPIVSAVGHESDYTLSDYVADYRASTPSMAAEILVPDVVELAEKLKLKKQSMEYSLNNKFQKEKIRLDFLRSRLIFFSPEKIIHREKEKLLYAKRRFIKTIKEDMKARKVTQQNFQVKIDSLNPYTALNRGYAFVESKNGEIQTKMDRLRIDEELFITFRDGKVKVKITEIVGKED, from the coding sequence ATGGAGATTAGAAGTTTATCGGTATCTGAAGTGAATCGTTATATTGCCCGTTTGTTATATAGCGATCCCATATTATACAATGTAAAGGTTCAAGGAGAGTTATCCAGCATTCGATATCATCAAAACGGTCATGTTTTCTTTACATTAAAAGACGATACATCAAGCATCAAGGGCATGATGTTTTTTGAAGATGTATCAAGGTTAATCACCCCCTTGAAAGAAGGATTGCAAGTTGTGATCAAAGGCTCTATTACTGTATACGAAAAAAACGGCACCTATCAACTGAAAGCCGTAACCATGAAAGCCGACGGCTTAGGGCTTTTATATGAGGAATTCATGAAGCTGAAGAAAGATTTAGAAAAAAAGGGATACTTTAAAGATGAAGCCAAAAAAAAGCTTCCATTTTTGCCGAAAAATATTGGTGTAGTAACCTCTAAAAGTGGTGCTGCGATTCACGATATTGTTTCAATTGTTCAGAGGCGAAACCCCGGAACGAAAATCACTTTATTTCCAGCCTTGGTGCAGGGCCCCCATGCAAGCAAATCAATAAAAGATGGGATTGAGTACTTTAACTCTGTACGTAATAAAGAGAATTTAGACGTTTTAATCGTAGGGAGAGGCGGCGGAGCCTTAGAAGAGCTATGGGCCTTTAATGAATTAGAGGTTGTAGAAGCGATCCATCAAAGTCAAATCCCCATTGTATCCGCAGTGGGCCATGAATCGGATTACACCTTATCGGATTATGTTGCTGACTACCGTGCGTCGACTCCATCTATGGCTGCTGAGATACTGGTCCCGGATGTAGTTGAATTAGCTGAGAAACTAAAACTGAAAAAGCAGTCTATGGAATATTCTCTAAATAACAAATTTCAAAAAGAGAAAATCCGGTTAGACTTTTTAAGAAGCCGATTGATTTTTTTCTCTCCGGAAAAGATCATTCATCGTGAAAAAGAAAAACTGCTATATGCAAAGAGAAGATTCATAAAAACGATCAAGGAAGACATGAAAGCACGAAAGGTAACTCAACAGAATTTTCAAGTAAAAATCGATAGCCTAAATCCTTACACAGCCCTTAACAGAGGTTATGCCTTTGTAGAAAGTAAGAACGGAGAAATTCAAACAAAGATGGATCGTCTTCGCATAGATGAAGAATTATTCATTACCTTTCGGGATGGAAAAGTAAAAGTAAAAATCACAGAAATTGTAGGTAAGGAGGACTAG
- the nusB gene encoding transcription antitermination factor NusB — protein MSRRSARELCMKILYEMEIKKEFDRKVLMTNEEYKVIKTEEDLYMENVIDHFINNQRIVDEILESHLTDWKLNRISKVDLSILRVATVEILFIPEIDSNVSINEAIEITKSYSEDKSAKYINGVLDSIATEKQSS, from the coding sequence ATGAGTAGAAGAAGCGCACGGGAATTATGCATGAAGATATTGTACGAAATGGAGATAAAAAAGGAGTTCGATCGGAAGGTATTGATGACTAATGAAGAATACAAGGTTATCAAAACAGAGGAAGACTTGTATATGGAAAATGTAATTGATCACTTCATAAACAACCAAAGGATTGTGGATGAAATCCTGGAAAGTCATTTAACAGATTGGAAGCTTAATCGAATTTCAAAGGTGGACCTATCCATTCTACGGGTTGCCACGGTCGAAATACTTTTCATCCCGGAAATAGACAGTAATGTATCCATTAATGAGGCTATAGAAATCACAAAGTCTTACAGTGAAGATAAGTCAGCAAAATATATCAATGGGGTGTTAGACTCCATCGCTACTGAAAAGCAAAGTTCTTAA
- a CDS encoding Asp23/Gls24 family envelope stress response protein codes for MINWKVTNGNVYIYDEVLKAIIAASVEEIKGVAGLSPGFMEEIIEGLGKRNHSKGIKISDKNQQMIIDLYVIIEYGTKIPDLSWEIQQNVKRSMENILNIKTSKVNINIQGVLFPNDSK; via the coding sequence ATGATTAATTGGAAGGTTACTAATGGAAACGTTTATATTTATGATGAAGTTTTAAAAGCTATCATTGCAGCTTCGGTGGAAGAAATTAAAGGGGTTGCAGGGTTGAGTCCTGGTTTTATGGAAGAAATCATCGAAGGGTTGGGGAAAAGAAACCATTCCAAAGGAATAAAAATCAGCGATAAAAATCAGCAAATGATCATCGATTTATATGTTATTATAGAATACGGAACTAAAATCCCAGATTTATCTTGGGAGATACAGCAGAATGTTAAGCGGTCAATGGAAAACATCCTAAACATTAAAACCAGTAAAGTAAATATTAATATTCAAGGAGTTCTTTTCCCAAATGATTCAAAATAG
- a CDS encoding CD1247 N-terminal domain-containing protein: MEHLYEKVAYLRGLAEGMELKESSKEGKVLLQIIETLEEFTDAIVELDENQLELTDYVETLDEDLEDVEDELYEEELDSLEIQCPECKEVLFIDDEDLLDDENIQCPECNEEVEIEESKEN; encoded by the coding sequence ATGGAACATTTATATGAAAAAGTAGCATATCTACGAGGCTTAGCGGAAGGTATGGAGCTAAAGGAAAGCTCTAAAGAGGGAAAAGTATTGCTGCAAATCATTGAAACTTTAGAAGAGTTTACCGATGCCATTGTAGAATTAGATGAAAATCAACTGGAACTTACGGACTATGTTGAAACCTTAGATGAGGATTTAGAAGATGTTGAAGACGAATTATATGAAGAAGAGTTGGACTCTTTAGAGATTCAGTGCCCGGAGTGCAAAGAAGTGCTTTTCATTGATGATGAAGATTTACTAGATGATGAAAATATTCAGTGCCCGGAGTGCAACGAAGAAGTTGAAATCGAGGAATCAAAAGAAAATTAA
- the efp gene encoding elongation factor P — protein MISAGEFRKGVTFEMNGEPYVVLDFQHVKPGKGAAFVRTKYKNLVTGATKEGAFNPNDKFPRAHIESKEMQFLYSDGDLYYFMDNETYEQIPLTKEDVEDAIKFLKENDSANVKFYQGKVFQVEAPNFVELSVVETEPGVKGDTASNVTKSAKLETGATIQVPLFVNEGDVVKVDTRTGTYISRL, from the coding sequence ATGATATCAGCAGGAGAATTTCGAAAAGGCGTAACCTTCGAAATGAATGGTGAACCCTATGTAGTACTTGATTTTCAACATGTTAAACCAGGAAAAGGCGCTGCCTTTGTTCGAACAAAATATAAAAACTTAGTTACCGGAGCCACGAAAGAAGGGGCCTTCAATCCGAATGACAAATTTCCCCGAGCTCATATTGAATCCAAAGAAATGCAATTCTTGTACAGTGATGGGGATTTGTATTACTTCATGGACAATGAGACTTATGAACAAATTCCATTAACCAAGGAAGATGTGGAGGATGCCATTAAGTTTTTAAAAGAAAATGACAGTGCTAATGTTAAATTTTATCAAGGTAAAGTTTTCCAGGTTGAAGCTCCTAATTTTGTTGAATTGTCAGTTGTGGAAACAGAGCCCGGTGTAAAAGGGGACACTGCATCGAATGTCACCAAAAGCGCTAAGCTAGAAACCGGAGCCACTATTCAAGTTCCTCTTTTCGTTAATGAAGGAGATGTGGTGAAAGTTGACACTAGAACAGGAACTTACATTTCAAGACTATAG
- a CDS encoding M24 family metallopeptidase, translating to MTEVNSIRKILKEKELDGILIFNPENRQYVSGFTGSAGYVLISEKEQIFMTDFRYIEQAKKQTEGFEILEISRDNPVTDIINGYKFKNLGIEDDFLTYEQYLNFNEKLEATELVPLKRALIELRSVKTNEEIYKIQEAAKITDNAYEHIIKKIQPGMREIEVALDLEYFMKTQGASKVSFDIIVASGHRSALPHGVASEKTLEKGDMVTIDFGCVYQGYCSDMTRSFVLGQATEKQKEVYHTVLEAQNTALAAVKPGKTGKELDEIARSIITNKGYGKYFGHGLGHGVGLEVHELPHVNHLGEKAMEAGMVITIEPGVYIPDFGGVRIEDLLAVTEDGYKVLSNTPKELIEIPC from the coding sequence ATGACAGAAGTTAACAGCATTCGCAAAATTTTAAAAGAAAAAGAATTAGATGGGATTTTAATCTTTAACCCGGAGAATCGTCAATATGTCTCTGGCTTTACAGGAAGTGCGGGATATGTTTTAATATCCGAAAAGGAACAGATTTTCATGACGGATTTTCGATACATAGAGCAGGCCAAGAAGCAAACGGAAGGCTTTGAAATTCTTGAAATCAGCCGAGATAATCCTGTTACGGACATTATTAATGGATATAAATTCAAGAATCTAGGTATTGAGGATGATTTTCTAACCTACGAACAATATTTAAATTTTAATGAAAAACTGGAGGCCACAGAATTAGTTCCTTTAAAAAGAGCATTAATCGAGTTGCGATCCGTAAAAACAAATGAGGAAATTTATAAAATTCAAGAGGCTGCAAAGATTACAGACAATGCCTACGAGCATATAATAAAGAAAATCCAACCGGGTATGCGGGAGATTGAAGTGGCCTTGGATCTGGAATATTTTATGAAAACGCAAGGAGCATCAAAGGTAAGCTTTGATATCATTGTCGCCTCTGGCCATCGTTCCGCTTTACCCCATGGGGTTGCTTCCGAGAAGACTTTAGAAAAAGGCGACATGGTCACCATTGATTTTGGTTGTGTTTATCAGGGCTACTGTTCCGACATGACGCGAAGCTTTGTTCTAGGTCAAGCAACCGAAAAACAAAAAGAGGTATATCATACGGTTCTAGAAGCTCAAAACACAGCCCTAGCGGCTGTCAAGCCAGGGAAAACCGGAAAAGAATTAGATGAAATTGCACGAAGTATTATTACAAACAAAGGCTATGGCAAATATTTTGGACACGGTTTAGGGCACGGGGTTGGACTTGAAGTCCATGAACTTCCCCATGTAAATCATTTAGGGGAAAAAGCCATGGAAGCGGGTATGGTTATTACCATAGAGCCCGGTGTTTATATACCTGATTTCGGTGGTGTCCGAATTGAAGATCTCCTCGCAGTGACAGAGGATGGTTATAAAGTGCTCTCTAACACCCCTAAGGAACTGATCGAAATTCCTTGTTAA